DNA sequence from the Tissierellales bacterium genome:
AATGATCCTTCTACTATAGAAATTGCTAGTATGTATTTAAAAATAATAGCATATTCACAAATATTTAGTGCAATTGAAATGGTTTCAAATGGTATGTTTACAGGACTTGGAATGCCAAATATTCCAGCTACTATAAGTATTATATTTACTGTACTTAGAATACCAATGGCATTAGTATTTATAAAATATTTTGATGTAAATGGTGTATGGTTAAGTATTTCAGTATCAAGTGTTTTAAAAGGAATAGCAGCATATATTATGTATATACTTAAGGTAAGAAAGGATGAGAAGTATGCTTAATACAATCAAAAAATTATTTAATAAACAAGAATTATTAAAAGGTAATTTTGGAATTGAAAGAGAAGGACTTAGA
Encoded proteins:
- a CDS encoding MATE family efflux transporter — its product is SIFGSDAIAAQKIGVQIESVTFMIIGGLNGAIASFTGQNFGAKKYDRIVKGYNTSLTIGIVYAISTSIVFILLPEYLVKIFINDPSTIEIASMYLKIIAYSQIFSAIEMVSNGMFTGLGMPNIPATISIIFTVLRIPMALVFIKYFDVNGVWLSISVSSVLKGIAAYIMYILKVRKDEKYA